A section of the Flaviflexus equikiangi genome encodes:
- a CDS encoding VOC family protein produces the protein MAANETIDERVISAKAGMDAVTLRVGDLELMSSYYENALALTPIEEKARGTEVHRVLGRASVPLVKLVSTPGLPGVDPRQAGLFHTAFLFDTRSALAATVYRAAQDGRGQYVGSGDHLVSEAFYFTDPEGNGIELYVDRPRSEWTWRSGQVEMATLYLDPNRFLQTHLDQDALDSAPTTSGIVGHVHLQVGDIATARDFYVDAIGFEATSALGGQALFASAGGYHHHVAMNTWNSLGAGPRAASLGLGNVAITVPGRDDLDALVARLKRKSLSFSDGGTSVVTRDPWNTQVSVSLPGVTADELLLG, from the coding sequence GGATGCCGTCACCCTCCGGGTCGGCGACCTCGAGCTCATGTCGTCCTACTACGAGAATGCACTTGCGCTGACGCCGATCGAGGAGAAGGCGCGCGGCACGGAAGTTCATCGCGTGCTCGGCCGCGCGAGCGTCCCCCTCGTCAAACTCGTATCGACTCCCGGCCTGCCCGGCGTTGACCCTCGCCAGGCCGGCCTGTTCCACACCGCCTTCCTCTTCGATACGCGAAGCGCACTTGCCGCGACTGTTTATCGGGCTGCTCAGGATGGTCGGGGCCAGTATGTCGGCTCCGGCGATCACCTCGTGTCTGAGGCCTTCTACTTCACCGATCCCGAAGGCAATGGAATCGAGCTCTACGTCGACCGGCCCCGCAGCGAGTGGACGTGGAGGAGCGGCCAGGTCGAGATGGCGACCCTGTACCTCGACCCGAATCGGTTCCTCCAGACCCACCTCGATCAGGATGCCCTCGACTCCGCGCCGACCACCTCCGGCATCGTCGGACACGTCCACCTCCAGGTCGGCGACATCGCCACGGCCCGCGACTTCTACGTCGATGCGATCGGCTTCGAGGCCACGTCCGCCCTCGGAGGGCAGGCGCTCTTCGCCTCTGCCGGGGGATATCACCATCACGTCGCGATGAATACGTGGAACAGTCTCGGCGCCGGGCCGCGGGCTGCGAGCCTTGGCCTCGGCAACGTGGCGATCACCGTGCCGGGCCGAGACGATCTCGATGCTCTCGTTGCTCGTCTCAAGCGCAAGAGCCTCTCGTTCTCGGACGGTGGAACCTCTGTCGTGACGCGCGACCCCTGGAATACTCAGGTGAGCGTCTCCCTCCCCGGTGTCACCGCCGACGAACTTCTTCTCGGATAG